The Gehongia tenuis sequence TCAAAATGGAGGGCCGTCTGGAAGAACTTTCCCGCGGCTTTGACCGTTTCAAAGTTCTCTCGCCCCTTTTCATCGAAGGTACCTATATGGCTTTGGGAGAAAGCATTTTTGTGGAAGGCCGCTTGAAGATTCGGTTGGAAACGACCTGTCACCGGTGTCTTGACCCTTTCACCTTTGAAAAAAAGGTGAAGTTCCGCGAGGAATTTGTCAAGCATTTGGACCCCGATTCCGACGGTTTCCTGTACAGCGGGGACGAAATCGACCTGACGGATATGGCCGAACAAGATTTGATTCTGTCCCTTCCCATGCGTCTTTTGTGCCGGGAGGATTGCCTGGGGTTGTGCCCCACCTGTTCTCACAATCTTAACCGGGGTTCCTGCGGCTGTCAGCCGCCGGAAGAGGAAGCGCAGCCCAATCCTTTTGCACAGCTCAAGCAGATGTTTTCGAAGGAGGTGGATTAAATGGCAGTACCCAAGAGAAGAACGTCCAAACAGCGCAGGAATTCCAGGAGGGCAAATTGGAAGCTGAGCCTGCCTGGCATTGTGGAGTGCCCCGAGTGCCATCAGATGATGTTGTCCCATCGGGTTTGCAAGCACTGCGGCTACTACCGCAAGAAGCAGATCGTGAATGTGGAAAAACAAAAGGCTAACTCTTAACAAAACCGCGCCTTCGTTTTTCGGAGGCGCTTTTTTGG is a genomic window containing:
- a CDS encoding YceD family protein, which translates into the protein MILNVAEAIKAPGEQFPFKMEGRLEELSRGFDRFKVLSPLFIEGTYMALGESIFVEGRLKIRLETTCHRCLDPFTFEKKVKFREEFVKHLDPDSDGFLYSGDEIDLTDMAEQDLILSLPMRLLCREDCLGLCPTCSHNLNRGSCGCQPPEEEAQPNPFAQLKQMFSKEVD
- the rpmF gene encoding 50S ribosomal protein L32, yielding MAVPKRRTSKQRRNSRRANWKLSLPGIVECPECHQMMLSHRVCKHCGYYRKKQIVNVEKQKANS